From Pseudoalteromonas sp. Scap06:
GAAGTGGCACGCGTTAATATCGCAAACCGCGACCTTGAAGCTCAAGGTAAGATCCCAGCTAAGTTTGAAATCCAGTTAATGGGTATCACTAAAGCATCACTAGCGACAGAATCTTTCATCTCAGCAGCCTCGTTCCAGGAGACAACTCGTGTCCTAACAGAAGCCGCTGTAAATGGTAAGAGCGATGAGTTACGCGGTCTGAAAGAAAACGTAATTGTGGGTCGATTGATCCCAGCCGGTACCGGTTTTGCGTATCATCAAGATCGTATGGCTCGTCGTAAGCAAAAAGACGTTGTTGAAGAGCAAACGGTAAGTGCAGAAGAGGCGACTCAAGCACTGACTGATGCCTTAAACGCGGATTTATCTGGAAATCAATAAACCGAATCTAATCAATAGATTAGAGTTTAGCAAGGTAGTTATCTACTGCCTTGCGAGCGGTTTAGGTTGACAGGTCAATCTTTGCTCATTAAAATTCCGCCACCCATTTACTTGCACGTTTAATACATGCTCGTAAAACAAGGGCGGATTTTTTATTTTTTTCAGTAGTAATTTTAATTTCAGGAGCTATTTAAATGGCAACTATTAACCAGCTAGTGCGTAAGCCACGTCGTAGCAAGGTTACTAAAAGTAACTCAGCTGCGCTTAAAGCGTGTCCGCAAAAGCGTGGTGTATGTACTCGCGTATATACAACTACACCTAAGAAACCAAACTCGGCGTTACGTAAAGTAGCTCGTGTACGTTTAACTAACGGTTTCGAAGTAACTTCATACATCGGTGGTGAAGGTCATAACCTTCAAGAGCACAGTGTAATCCTAATCCGTGGTGGTCGTGTTAAAGATTTACCAGGTGTGCGTTTCCACACTGTACGTGGTGCACTTGACTGTGCAGGCGTAAGCGACCGTCGTCAAGCTCGTTCTAAATACGGTGCAAAACGCCCTAAAGGCTAATTGTATTCCGTTAGTAAGGCCAAGCACTAAATATTATTAATTATTGTTTTGGGTTATTGTTCCAAAAGGACAAACCTGAATAAACCGGAGATACAAAATGCCTAGAAGACGCGTAATAGGTCAACGTAAAATTCTTCCAGATCCTAAGTTCGGATCGGAACTTCTTGCAAAATTCGTTAACATCGTAATGTTAGACGGCAAGAAATCTACTGCTGAAAAAATCGTTTATGGTGCGCTAGACGTGGCTGCTGAGAAATCAGGCAAGTCGCAC
This genomic window contains:
- the rpsL gene encoding 30S ribosomal protein S12: MATINQLVRKPRRSKVTKSNSAALKACPQKRGVCTRVYTTTPKKPNSALRKVARVRLTNGFEVTSYIGGEGHNLQEHSVILIRGGRVKDLPGVRFHTVRGALDCAGVSDRRQARSKYGAKRPKG